Within the Streptomyces sp. NBC_00554 genome, the region TCGACGCTGCGGGCCACGGCGGCCGCGCCGTCCAGCGACTGGTCGCTGAGCGTGAAGCAGTCCACGAGCACGTCGGGCATCTGGATGGTGCAGATGTCGGCGTTGTCGGACAGCCCGGTCCGGCTGTCGATCAGGACGTAGTCGTAACTGGCCTTCATGTCGTCGCGCAGCGCGTCGAGGAACAGCCCGCCGCCGAGCCGTTCGTAGAAGTTGTCCCACTCGAAGGAGGACACGGTCGCCGAGTACGAGCGGTCCTGGCGGCCGGCGGACAGGAAGTCGAGCGAACCGCCGTCCTGGAAGCGCAGTCCGAGGCGCTCGGGGGTGAGCGAGATGGCGTGCTGCTCGACATGCGCGTAGTCGAGGTGCCAGGCGCCGGAGCGCTGGGGTCCGGTGGTCGCGGCCCAGGCGTAGTCGTGGATCAGATTGATGACACCGGTGGTGGCCGCGAGCGCGTTGGGATCGAGGAAGGGGTGGAAGAAGCGGTGCAGCCCCGGAGCCTCCAGGTCCCAGTCGACGGCCAGCACACGCTTGCCGTTGGCCGCGAGGATCCACGCAGTGTTGGCCAGGGCCATCGTGCGCCCTGTGCCGCCTTTGTACGAGTAGAAGGTGATGATGCGTCCGTCCTGCTCCGCCGTCATGCTTCTTCTCCTCCGTATTCGGATCCGCCATCGGGGAGCGGCGGGTGGGTGGGGCCTGTCAGGCGGGGCCTGGGGATCGACGGGCCCGGTGGCGGATACGCCTTGGCATGCTTGAGGTACTGCCGGGTCGCGTGGGCGACGACGGTGGGGAGTACGTCGGTGAAGGCCTTCAGGGTCGGCACGCCGTTGACCGCGAGCCGGCTGTCGGTGCGCCTGCCCCGGTCCAGGATCAGCGGCAGGGTCCGCTCCAGTTCCTCGGTGAGCTTCTGGCCCTCGGCGCCGTGACACTGGATGTCGGCCCGGTTCCAGGGGACGACCGCACTGACCCAGGGGCGGGCGTTCGCGTCGAACGCCTTGAGCCTGCGCCGCCGTTCCTCGTCGGTCAGCGCCCACCGGTCGATGAGCAGAATGCCGGGGTGGCTCGTCGGCGACTTGTCGCCGGCATCGGCGTCGTCCGCGTCGTCCGGCGGCGGGTCCGCACCGGGGTCCTCGTCGTCGAAGGAGGACACCGTGATCCGGTAGTCGAGCGACCGGACCAGCTCCTCGGCGAGCGCGGGCAGCGGCCGGGCCGAATGGTAGGGGTTCCAGTCCTGGGCGTCCTCGCCGTACGGGCGGACGTCGCGGTGCTCGGGAACGCTGTGCCGGGTGGGTGCGGCCACCGTCAGATGGATACGCCGGGGGCCCTCGCCGCGTGGCTTGAAAGCGCTGGGCGTCCGCTCGTGGGCGCGGGGCCTGCTGGAGGGCAGCGGCGACTCGTGTGCGACCCGCACGATCCGCTGGGCCAGCCCGAGAACGGTCTCCTCGTACTCGTCGTGCAGCCGGTTGAGTTTGATCAGCCCGTAGATCCCGTTCGCCGCGTACCGGTCCCCGAAGGCACCGTGGTCGACGTGGATGTGCCGTACGGAGTCCGGGAGTTGGGCGAAATCGATGTGCGTCCACAGGGCGGGGACAATGGCTGTACCGGCACTGGCACCGGTGGCCCGCGCCCGCAGAATGCGCTCGTTGAACGCGAACCATTCCCGACCGCAGCTCTCGCTCGTGAAGTAGCGCGGTGAAAAAAGTGGAACGAAGACCCGGCAGGTCGCGAGATTCTCACTGAGTTTCTCCGGCCACCCGTCCCCCGACCGCATCTCCCGGTCCATGAAACCCGCGGGAGCACCGGCCGGAAGATCCGTGAGCGCCATGATGTGGTCGCACAGATCAGTGAAGAGCACATGCACCCAGTGATCGGGATCGCCTCCGTGCGGCCCCCAGGGTGGCGTATGGGCGTAACTCAGAAAGAAATACGGCCGGTTGTCCGAAGCCCGTTCCCGTTCAGGTGTGTCCACGCGCCCCCCTGCTGACTGATGAACCCCCTGGGGGATGTCATCGAGCCGGAACAAACAATGTGCCCGACGCCCTGCCCACGCGTGCCGTTTGTTTCACGTCATTCACTGGCGATATCCGGACATCCGGGCGCCGGTGAGGTCGACGACCACCTACATGTCCCGAAGAGTGACGTCCTTCCCGGCCAAAGCGCCGGACCGTCAACTCCCAGGACGGGGTGGAGAGTTCATGGGCGGCCGCCTCAGGCCAGCTCGTGCGCCTTCGCCCGTTCCTCCCACTCCGCCCACAGCTGCTCGACCAGAGCGGCTCCGCTCTCGGTGAGGTCCCGTTCGGGCAGCGCGGACAGTTCGGTGAGCGTGCTGCGGGCCCGCTCCAGGGCGTCCGCCCGTGATCGCGCCTCCGGGCGTTCTCCGGGCGGTGGGCTGCAGGCCGCCGTGCCGATCGCCTCACAGGCGGCTTCGAGCAGCCGCCCCGCCCCGCTGCCCGCAAGGGCCAGGTCCGTCGTCTCCCGAAGGCCGGTGAACCTGGCCAGGTGCCCGAGCCTCGGCAGGTGCAGCAGGAACTCCTCCGGCTCCAGGTCGACGGCCACGCCCAGCGCGCCGGGACCGTGCTCGCCGAGCCGGAGACCCGAACCGGCCTCCAACGGCGTCACGGTCGTCACGGTGAGCGCGTTGACGTCACTCCGCCAGCCGGGCATCCGCTCGTCCATCAGCTCCTGCGCCCGCACGACCCGCTTGCGGAACACGCGGCGCTCGCCGGGGTCCAGGGGAGGAGCGACGGGGACGGGGTAGCAGTCGCGGTAGGGATCGGTGTCGTCGATCACCAGCGTGGGGCCCATGGGTGTCAGAGGCCGCCAGTCCGGGGGGTTGTTCTCCTCGTCCGGCCGCACGGACAGGGTGTCCTGCCCGCCGGTGCCGTGGTGCACACGGAAACCGTCCGTCGTCACCTCCACCTCGATCCGGCCGGACCCCGGCAGCGTCAGGGTGCCCAGCGTCGGAAGGTGCAGCTCCGTGTCCCGCTGCTGCCACGACAGGGTCACGGCGGAACCTGCCCGTACGGCCGCAGCGACGACCAGGGATGCGAGGTGGGCCGTGTCGGCGGGGCCGCCCCAGGCGCGGCGCAGCGCCGTGCGTACGTACGGATGCGTCAGGACCGTGTTCAGATGCGGGGCGCAGTGCGTGTCTCCGTCCAGTAGCAGGAGGGCCGCCCACACCTCGCCCCAGTCGTCGTCCTGGTCCGTGCCGCGGTCGTTCAGAGTGGCCAGCAGCTCGCGGGTCAACTCCTGCTGTGCGTAACGGAGTTCTTCGCCGTCGTGCACAGTGGGGGACAGCGCCCGATCGGTGATCCGCTCGGCGACACCCTCGATGAAGCCGCGCAGGTCCGCGCAGAACACGGACGGGTTGTCGAAGCCGCTGCCGGTGCGGTACCGGTGTGCGTAGAGCCCGCCGCCGCAGGAGTCCAGGACCGGGCACTTCCGGCAGGTCTCGCTGACGCCCTGGATGCCCAACTGCCGGTCGCGCACACCGGGATGCTGGGCGAACTCCTCGAAGGTGTGGTGGAAGACGTCGTATCCGGTGGCGGGAGCTCCCGCGTAGGCGGTCTTGAGCGAGTCGGCCTGCTCGAAGGCGCCGTCGGTCTCCACCACCGCGAGATCGGAGGGGGCCAGGCCCATCGCCTCCGTCAGACTCGGACCGCCGCGCAGCGTGCTGAGCACGGAGTCGAAGGTTCTTACCGGCACCCGGCGCCCCTGCTCCTCCCAGCGATCGAAGATCTTGAGGAGCCAGTCGGCGTACGGGGTCTTCGATTCCGTGGATCCGAGGAGGTTGGACGGCCAGGCGGGCGGGGGGTTGTCCCAAGTGGAATGCGGAAGCAGATAATCAATACGGGGCGGATCCAGCGCAGTGAGCGCATCGTGCACCGTGACGGGATCATTCGTCACGTCCACGGTGCACAGCAGTCCGACATAGTGGTGCCGGAATTCGGGAGTCCGCAGAAGGTCGATCCCGCGCAGCACCCGGTCGTAACTGCTGCGGCCCCGGCGGTCCAGCCGGTGACGGTCATTGGCGACCTGGTCTCCGTCGAGGGAGACGCTGACCTTCAGATCGAATTCGTCGAAGATCTCCAAATGCTGTCTTCGTAGCAGCATGCCATTGGTGTGCATGCGGAGATCCAGAGTGGTGATCGGGGCGAGAGCGCGGGTGAGTTCCTCACAGATATGGCGCAGGCGGGCCGGACCTACGAGGAGGGGCTCACCGCCGTGCAGAATTACTGAGAAGGAATCGATTCTCTGGGCTTCCGCATAGCCCGAAAGGCGCTTCGCGACCTGCGCGACCGTTTCTTCGGAGATCACGGCCGGCCGTGTTTTCCAGCTCTGGTCCGCATGTTCGTACATGTAGCAGTGATCGCACGCCAGATTGCACCGGCTGTGGATCTTCAGGACCAGTTCCTGGATGTTGGTCGCGTCACTATAGGGCACTTGGCACAGCGAAGGGGGCGGCGGGGGGCGCTGTCAAGTCAACGTTGTGCCAAAGGAGTTGGCGCCGGGCGTACGCCCCTGGGGTTCCCGGCGCGCCGGGGCGCGGGAACCCCAGGTCATGAAGCCTGGTGCTGCCTTTTCACAGCCCCGCGTTGAAATGCGGGTTCTTGGAGTGCGCTCCGGCGATGTCGGTGAGCCGTCCGGTCGAACGCGCGACGGCGGTGGTGCGGGTGTTGACGGCCGACAGTGGTGTGGGCCGCTTGTGCGTCGCCCGGGAGTCGGCCGAGTCGCGCTGGATCGTCGTCATGCCCCTGGTGTTCATGGCTGTCTCTTGCTCCGTTTTCTGACTAAAGGCTCAGCCGGGTCGGGCTCGCCGCAAGTGGGGACTTCCAACGGTTGAGACCTGAGACAGTCTGAGACCTGAGAAGGGCTGGTGAGCGGGACCTTACCGTAAGAAACACGCCACGGCTCGGCAGTCTGTGGAGCTCTCCACGCATGCTCAAGTATGGGGGTGACCAGCGAGAGCAGCCATTCCTGGTCCGACGTCCATATACGGGGCGGAATCTCTACCTCCGGTTTCTCTTGGAGCTGATTACGAGACGCGGGTCCGTCGGAGTGAGTGACTCGTTCCGGTCATATTCACTCGGTATGTGCGGCCGGGTGATACGGCTGGGAAGCGGGAAAAGGAGAGAGACGTCAGTTCGGCAGGTGCAGGGGGAGCATTGCGGTGACGACCGACCGACCGGCCGGACGGGGCCGGGCGGTGTGCCGTCGCCGGATTCACAGCGGTGACTGCCAGGTGACTCTCGTACCGGGGCCCTCCCCGTCCTCCCTGGCACCGTCGTCGTACACGGTCAGGCGCAGGCCGGGGCGACCGTCCCGGAGGGTCGCCGTCGCGTCGACCGTGACCTCGATGCGGGACACCCCGGGGCGGCGTGACGCGGCGGCCAGTTTGCGGCGCAGGGCGGCGAGGAGGTGACCGGCGACGGGCTCCGTGACGCGGTTCTCGACGGCGCCGGTGAACTGTACGGACGGCTGGAAGCCGAGGACGGCCGCCGCGCCCGCCGTCTCGCGCAGGACCTTGCCGCGGAGGGTGGTGGGGGCGTCGGCGGGCGGCTGCTGGAGCGCGAAGATCGCGGTGCGCACCTCCTGGATGGTCGACTGCAACTCGTCTACGGCGCGGCCGAGAGTGTCGTGCACGTCGTCGCCTTCACCGGTGCCGCGACGCTGGGTGGACTCCAACATCATTCCGGTGGCGAACAGGCGTTGGACGACCAGGTCGTGCAGGTCGCGGGCGATGCGGTCGCGGTCCTCGTAGACCGCGAGCCGCTCCCGGCTGTGCTGGGCGTCGGCGAGGACCAGCGCCAGCGCGGCCTGCGAGGCGAACTGCGTGGCGAGCAGCCGCTCCACCGAGGTGTACGGCCGGTCGCCGCGCCGGCGGGGCAGGGCGAGCGTGCCGATGAGGCGGCCGTCCGCCTGGAGGGGGAGCATCATGCTCGGCCCGAACCGGCTTCGTACCGGCGTGGTCATCCGTGGGTCGGTCGCCGAGTCCTCGATGAACACCGGTTCACCGCCGAAGAGTTGCTCGAGGACGGGACTGCCCGGCTCGATCGTCGTGCCGACGATGTCCCCGGGGTCGTCGAGGGTGGAGGCGGTCACGATCTCCATGCCGCCCTCCGGAGTGGCCTGGAGGATGACACCTGCCGCGGCGTCGGCGAGGACCCGGGCCCGCTCGGCGACGGTCATCAGCGCGTCGGCGGCGGCCTCACCGGTGAGCAGCGCCGTCGTCACGGCCGCAGCGCCCTCGATCCAGCGCTCACGCTGCCGGGCCGTCTCGTACAGCCGGGCGTTGCCGATCGCGATGCCGGCCTGGGTGGCCAGCAGCTTCAGCAGCTGCTCGTCCTCGTCGGTGAACGGGCCGCCCTCCTTGTCGGAGAGATGGAGGGTCCCGAACTCCTGGTCGTCGACGAGGATGGAGACGCCGAGGGAGTCGTCCGCCGAGTCGTCCTCCGCTGCGGTCCCGCCGTCGGACGGGCCCGCCGTACAGATCTCCACGAGTCCGTCGAGCCCGGGGTCGGCCACGCCCAGCGCCGCGTACCGGGCGCCCGTCAGCTCGGCGGCACCGTCCACGATGTGCTGGAGCGTGACCCGCAGTTCGAGGTCGGTGCCGACACTGAGGACGGCTTCCAGGAGGGGCGGGAGGCGGGGGACGGGATCGGTCATAGGGGGTCCCTCCGGAGCCGGGGACGAGATCGGTCGTACGGGGTCCCACCGACGCCGGGGACCGCCGGGGCGCGTCAGTCCGCCAGCGGGTCGAGCACCAGCGGCTCGATCTTGCCCTCCAGCATGTAGCCGAGCCCCTGGACCGCGCACACGTCGGGCCGTTCCGCGATGTGCACCGGCATGCCCGTCGCCTGCCGCAGCATCTGGTCGAGCCCGGGGAGCAGGGCGCTGCCGCCGACCATCATGATCCCGCGGTCGGCGAGGTCGGCCACCAGATCGGGCGGGCAGGAGCGCAGTACCTTGCCGATTCCGTCGAGTACGGCGGTCAGCGGGGTCTGGATGGCATCGCGTACGGCGGCGGTGTCGACCTGCACGGAGCGCGCGAGGCCGGTTGCCACGTCCCGTCCGTGGATCTCCGTCGACGCCGGGCCGTGCGGGGTGAGCCCGTTGCCGGAGAGGGCGAGCTGCAGGGGCCGTACGGCCTGACTCGGCAGCATCAGCTCGTGCTGGTGGCGCAGATGCTGCACGATCGCGTGGTCGACGGCCTCGCCGCCCACCGGGATGCGCTCGGCGGTGACGATCGAGCCAAGCGACAGCACGGCGAGCTGGGTCGCGGCCGCCCCGCACACCATGATCATGGTGGCCTCGGGCCGCTCCACGGGCAGCCCGCACCCGACGGCGGCGGCGATCAGTGTGTCGACCAGCTCGACCCGCCGCGCACCCAGTCCGACCAGCGTCTCGATCGCCGCGCGCTGGGCGAGGGGGTCCGCGTCGTGCGGCGTACAGGCGGCCGCCCGCAGCCGCGGCTTGCGGCGCAGGGTGCGGCGGACCTTGTCACCGAGCAGCTGCCGCAGCATCCGCTGCGCCATGTCGATGTCGACGACCGTGCCGCCGGACACCGGCCGTACCACCCGGATGTAGTCGGGCGTACGTCCCGTCATCTTCTCCGCGAACTCGCCGACCGCGATCAGCGCGCCGGTATTCGTGTTGATCGCCGCGACACTCGGCTGGTCGACGACCAGCCCCGCGCCCTTCACATACACACGGGTCCTCGCCGCGCCCAGATCGACGGCGAAGTGGCAGCGGCGCAACTGCTCCAGACTGTCGGTCATGGCAGATCCTCCCGAGAGCGCAGACGGTGGGGCTCCGCCGGGCGGCGGTCCTCTCTCGCATCGTGCGGTCGCTGACGGGGTGTCGCCTTCTGTGGGGGGCCGGGTGGGGTGCCGCTGGACGGGTGGTCTTCGGCGGGCGCCCTATCCGGTGCGGATCGCTTCGAGGATCGGCGCCAGGGAAGTGACGGTGTGTTCGCAACCCGCGCGGGTCAGCTGCCTCTCGATCCCCTCGCTGTGGGCGTAGCCGATGAAGGGGAGGCCGATCGAGTGCGCGGCGGTCAGCTCGGCGACGGAGGAACCGATGAATACGGCGTCCGAGGGGGAGGTGCTGAACTGGTTCAGGGCGCGGTGGAGGCAATCGGGGTTCGGCATCAGCAGGGTGAGGTCGTTGGATCGTGCGTGCACTGGCACGGAGAGTTTGCGTTTCCTCAGATACGCCATGACAGCGCCCAGTGAGTTGTCCGTGACCAGGCTTGCTCCGCGGATGGGGGTGGCGCTGAGCACGCCGACCAAGACGTCGGCGTGAGCGGTGGGCCGCGCTGAGTGGACGGCTCCCAACTCGATCCGGTCGAGTTCCTGGCGCAGGTCGGCTGCCAGCCGGTGGTCCGCGAGCGCGCGCAACAGGTCCAGTGGGTTGACGTTTCCCTCCAGGAGTGACCGAGCGGTGCCCAGCGGCGAGCCGCTCAGCGCCTCGTCCGGATGACGCAGCTCCACCAGGAGGGCGGCGAGACGCCGGGCGGCCTGCTGCTCCTCCGCGTGTCCGGGGTACAGCCGGGCCAAGGGGCCGTCGAAGCCCAGGAGCACGCACTCGGCGCCGTCCAGGGCCGCGGCCAGCGACCGCTGCCGTGCCTCGGCCCTGCGCTTGACCGGGTTGCGTGCCGGGTCCGGGGGCGGGGCCTGCGGCGGCGGGGCGCCCTCGCGCAGCCGTACCGCGCACACCACCGACAGCCCCGGCACCGGCCATCTGCGCAGCGCCTCGCGCACGGCCAGCTGGGCGGCGCCCCCGCGCCCCAGCGGGTAGCGGCGGGTGATCCGGCCCGCCTCCTTGACCAGGTGGTCGAGGAGCTGCCCGGACACGTCGGCGGTTTCGCTGCGGACGAAGGCCACGGCGTCGTCGACGTGCCAGGA harbors:
- a CDS encoding GAF domain-containing protein is translated as MTDPVPRLPPLLEAVLSVGTDLELRVTLQHIVDGAAELTGARYAALGVADPGLDGLVEICTAGPSDGGTAAEDDSADDSLGVSILVDDQEFGTLHLSDKEGGPFTDEDEQLLKLLATQAGIAIGNARLYETARQRERWIEGAAAVTTALLTGEAAADALMTVAERARVLADAAAGVILQATPEGGMEIVTASTLDDPGDIVGTTIEPGSPVLEQLFGGEPVFIEDSATDPRMTTPVRSRFGPSMMLPLQADGRLIGTLALPRRRGDRPYTSVERLLATQFASQAALALVLADAQHSRERLAVYEDRDRIARDLHDLVVQRLFATGMMLESTQRRGTGEGDDVHDTLGRAVDELQSTIQEVRTAIFALQQPPADAPTTLRGKVLRETAGAAAVLGFQPSVQFTGAVENRVTEPVAGHLLAALRRKLAAASRRPGVSRIEVTVDATATLRDGRPGLRLTVYDDGAREDGEGPGTRVTWQSPL
- a CDS encoding TIR-like protein FxsC is translated as MDTPERERASDNRPYFFLSYAHTPPWGPHGGDPDHWVHVLFTDLCDHIMALTDLPAGAPAGFMDREMRSGDGWPEKLSENLATCRVFVPLFSPRYFTSESCGREWFAFNERILRARATGASAGTAIVPALWTHIDFAQLPDSVRHIHVDHGAFGDRYAANGIYGLIKLNRLHDEYEETVLGLAQRIVRVAHESPLPSSRPRAHERTPSAFKPRGEGPRRIHLTVAAPTRHSVPEHRDVRPYGEDAQDWNPYHSARPLPALAEELVRSLDYRITVSSFDDEDPGADPPPDDADDADAGDKSPTSHPGILLIDRWALTDEERRRRLKAFDANARPWVSAVVPWNRADIQCHGAEGQKLTEELERTLPLILDRGRRTDSRLAVNGVPTLKAFTDVLPTVVAHATRQYLKHAKAYPPPGPSIPRPRLTGPTHPPLPDGGSEYGGEEA
- the fxsB gene encoding radical SAM/SPASM protein FxsB, inactivated metallohydrolase extension form, with product MPYSDATNIQELVLKIHSRCNLACDHCYMYEHADQSWKTRPAVISEETVAQVAKRLSGYAEAQRIDSFSVILHGGEPLLVGPARLRHICEELTRALAPITTLDLRMHTNGMLLRRQHLEIFDEFDLKVSVSLDGDQVANDRHRLDRRGRSSYDRVLRGIDLLRTPEFRHHYVGLLCTVDVTNDPVTVHDALTALDPPRIDYLLPHSTWDNPPPAWPSNLLGSTESKTPYADWLLKIFDRWEEQGRRVPVRTFDSVLSTLRGGPSLTEAMGLAPSDLAVVETDGAFEQADSLKTAYAGAPATGYDVFHHTFEEFAQHPGVRDRQLGIQGVSETCRKCPVLDSCGGGLYAHRYRTGSGFDNPSVFCADLRGFIEGVAERITDRALSPTVHDGEELRYAQQELTRELLATLNDRGTDQDDDWGEVWAALLLLDGDTHCAPHLNTVLTHPYVRTALRRAWGGPADTAHLASLVVAAAVRAGSAVTLSWQQRDTELHLPTLGTLTLPGSGRIEVEVTTDGFRVHHGTGGQDTLSVRPDEENNPPDWRPLTPMGPTLVIDDTDPYRDCYPVPVAPPLDPGERRVFRKRVVRAQELMDERMPGWRSDVNALTVTTVTPLEAGSGLRLGEHGPGALGVAVDLEPEEFLLHLPRLGHLARFTGLRETTDLALAGSGAGRLLEAACEAIGTAACSPPPGERPEARSRADALERARSTLTELSALPERDLTESGAALVEQLWAEWEERAKAHELA
- a CDS encoding rod shape-determining protein, which gives rise to MTDSLEQLRRCHFAVDLGAARTRVYVKGAGLVVDQPSVAAINTNTGALIAVGEFAEKMTGRTPDYIRVVRPVSGGTVVDIDMAQRMLRQLLGDKVRRTLRRKPRLRAAACTPHDADPLAQRAAIETLVGLGARRVELVDTLIAAAVGCGLPVERPEATMIMVCGAAATQLAVLSLGSIVTAERIPVGGEAVDHAIVQHLRHQHELMLPSQAVRPLQLALSGNGLTPHGPASTEIHGRDVATGLARSVQVDTAAVRDAIQTPLTAVLDGIGKVLRSCPPDLVADLADRGIMMVGGSALLPGLDQMLRQATGMPVHIAERPDVCAVQGLGYMLEGKIEPLVLDPLAD